From the Lolium rigidum isolate FL_2022 chromosome 2, APGP_CSIRO_Lrig_0.1, whole genome shotgun sequence genome, one window contains:
- the LOC124690683 gene encoding adipocyte plasma membrane-associated protein-like, which yields MPHSFPQKRGAIWTTPISSPITKPAETDTPQRCKPLHVVLNCPIQPVPSPPLPAARYPPNNLLQGLEKLGEPGLIAPEDVYVDAAAGGTLYTATRDGWLQRMHPNGSWEQWRFVGGTGLLGIAPSADGSMIVCDAHKGLLRVEEKRVTILASTVQGSTIRFADAAIEAADGTVYFSDACTRFGFDQWFLAYIESRPTGRLLKYDPRTGDASVELDNLAFANGVALSRDEAFVVVCESGGFRCSRQWLKGDKAGLADTFVQDLPGCPDNIRLASDGSFWIAIHQLRSPLLDLVTRWTWTKRVVASFPALVDRIMATAKGAMVVQVSENGDIIRVLDDSAGKVINFITSVTEYNGDLYFGSLSTNFVGKLSLANVSQGKKEAHVTDV from the exons ATGCCGCACAGCTTTCCACAGAAACGCGGTGCTATTTGGACCACTCCCATTTCGTCGCCTATCACTAAACCAGCTGAAACTGACACGCCGCAAAGATGCAAACCACTGCACGTCGTGCTTAACTGTCCCATCCAGCCAGTCCCATCGCCGCCCCTGCCCGCCGCTCGCTACCCTCCCAATAACCTCCTCCAG GGGCTGGAGAAGCTTGGCGAGCCGGGGCTGATCGCGCCAGAGGACGTGTACGTggacgcggcggcgggcgggacgTTGTACACGGCGACCAGGGATGGATGGTTGCAGAGGATGCACCCCAACGGGTCCTGGGAGCAGTGGCGGTTCGTCGGCGGCACGGGCCTGCTCGGGATCGCGCCGTCCGCCGACGGCAGCATGATCGTCTGCGACGCCCACAAg GGATTACTGAGGGTTGAAGAAAAACGCGTGACGATTCTTGCATCGACGGTCCAGGGCTCCACGATTAG GTTTgccgacgccgccatcgaggcaGCCGATGGCACGGTCTACTTCAGCGACGCCTGCACCAGGTTCGGCTTCGACCAGTGGTTCCTCGCCTACATCGAGTCCCGCCCCACCGGCCGTCTCCTCAAGTACGACCCCCGTACCGGCGACGCGTCCGTCGAGCTCGACAACCTAGCCTTCGCCAATGGCGTCGCCCTGTCGCGGGACGAGGCCTTCGTCGTCGTGTGTGAGTCGGGCGG GTTCAGATGCTCCAGGCAGTGGCTGAAAGGGGACAAAGCTGGCCTGGCGGACACGTTCGTCCAGGACCTCCCGGGGTGTCCGGATAACATCCGTCTAGCTTCAGACGGATCCTTCTGGATCGCCATTCACCAG CTGAGGTCGCCGTTGCTAGACCTGGTTACCCGCTGGACCTGGACAAAGAGAGTTGTTGCTTCGTTCCCGGCGCTCGTCGACAGGATCATGGCAACGGCCAAGGGGGCTATGGTGGTGCAGGTATCAGAGAATGGCGACATCATCCGTGTGCTCGACGACTCTGCAGGCAAAGTGATCAATTTCATCACATCGGTAACGGAGTACAACGGGGACCTCTACTTTGGAAGCCTCTCAACGAACTTTGTAGGCAAGCTATCTTTGGCAAATGTATCACAGGGGAAGAAGGAAGCTCATGTTACAGATGTATAG